The following proteins are co-located in the Asticcacaulis excentricus CB 48 genome:
- a CDS encoding copper-binding protein, protein MKTKLFTTAGMALFIAVLAACSPKPAADAASASAESPVAAMSDMSGMAGMSDMSGMAMDTAAKTGTGVGTVTAVDKATSTITIQHEAIPAVSWPAMTMAFKANPASLVDKVKVGEKVTFGVSVKGSDAEVTSIQ, encoded by the coding sequence ATGAAAACGAAACTGTTCACGACCGCCGGCATGGCCCTGTTTATCGCGGTGTTGGCCGCCTGCAGCCCGAAGCCCGCCGCCGACGCTGCCTCCGCTTCGGCCGAAAGCCCGGTTGCCGCTATGTCAGATATGTCGGGCATGGCTGGAATGTCGGATATGTCCGGCATGGCCATGGATACTGCGGCGAAGACTGGCACGGGCGTCGGAACTGTGACCGCAGTTGACAAGGCGACCAGCACGATCACTATTCAGCACGAGGCCATTCCGGCGGTTTCCTGGCCGGCCATGACCATGGCGTTCAAGGCCAACCCCGCGTCACTCGTCGACAAGGTCAAGGTCGGCGAGAAGGTGACGTTCGGCGTCTCCGTAAAGGGCAGCGATGCCGAGGTCACCTCGATTCAATAG
- a CDS encoding copper-binding protein: protein MNTKLSIAALAILALAILSTAPLASAQDGMKGMDGMYDMAGMNVKSMPRTGSGTGVIKTIDVKSGKITIAHGPIASLKWPAMTMTFSVNPASLLNGLKVGQKVAFDVSIKGSDSTITALQPAQ from the coding sequence ATGAACACGAAACTATCCATTGCCGCCCTGGCCATCTTGGCCCTTGCCATTCTCTCAACAGCCCCCCTGGCCAGCGCGCAGGACGGCATGAAAGGCATGGACGGGATGTACGACATGGCCGGCATGAACGTGAAGAGCATGCCGAGGACCGGTTCCGGGACCGGTGTGATCAAGACCATCGACGTGAAGAGCGGCAAGATCACCATTGCGCATGGCCCTATCGCCTCGCTGAAATGGCCCGCCATGACCATGACCTTCAGCGTCAATCCGGCTTCGTTGTTGAACGGCCTTAAGGTCGGCCAAAAAGTCGCCTTCGACGTCTCAATAAAGGGCTCGGACAGCACGATAACGGCCCTGCAACCGGCACAATAG